The genomic stretch CCAAGTCCTTGAAAAACCATATTCCTCCATGGACATGAGAAATGCAGAGCAGATTTTCTCGATTAGTTTTttacccttgaatttttttttcttgtcttttgaCTGTGGATCATTTAAACCAGTGGTGTTACACCCATAACTCCTTGCTCCATGTAGAGTTTAAATTTGTTTATCTAATATTAACATTTAGTTATTCTACAAAATTTGATTGGGCAAGCAGATCTTCTTCAATTAATATATTCATCCATTTTGTAGGTTTTGAAGAGGGACATTCCATGGGAAACGTACATGACGACTAAGCTCATCACAGGAACATGCCTTCAGCTGCTGAGGCGTTATGATAATAGAGCAGAAAGTTATAGAGCACAACTTCTGGATGATGTAATGTTTCATTGCTGTCATGATATTTGAACTGGGTATTAGTTTTGACTACTTTAATAATATTCAGAACCTTTTGATCTTCTCTTTTTACCTCATGCTCCAAAAAACCTTATATTCCTCATTCCTTACAACCATGTTGGCTGGAACGGAATTAGAATTTTACGAGAgggggacaaaactaaaaaaaataaagttttttgggggttcatttcataaacataCCTAAAATctagaatatatttttaaatttttgtaacatttttctaaattttgggAGGGCCTGAGACCCCCAAGGCTTGGGGTGGTTCCCCCCCTACATGTTGGTGTGTACTTATGATGCTTAACCATAAATTTAGTGGAGAATCTTTCCTGCATTCGAGTGCAAGGATGATTCTTGTTGCTTTTCAATGATAGTAACATGTGGAATCAACTGTGGCAGGATGGTCCAGCTTATGTTCGGGTATTTGTTAGCATTTTACGTGACATTTTTAAGGAGGAAACTGTAGAATACGTTCTGGCGTTAATTGATGAAATGCTTACAGGTAACTGGAagatttttgtccttttaattatgtatatttaaaaaaaaaaaaaaaaattaatctattgtttgttttgtttgacaGCAAACCCAAAAAGAGCAAGATTGTTCCATGACAAGTCTCTTGCCGGTGAAGATACTTATGAACCCTTCTTAAGTTAAGTATTTAACTAAACATGTGTTGAGAAATACTTGATGCACTCATGATTATGGCTTCTGTATGTGTGAATTTTAGAGTTATCTAATTGATATATCTCGTTGGGGAACAGtatattagaaaataaatgaaattggAAGTATAAAAGGAGGGAACATGAGGAAGTGTGGTTGAACACCCATTTCCTTAGATGATTTGGAAAAATTCTGCTTCTTGCTTCTGAAGCTGTTGTCCTTAGTTGCTTCAAGTTACTGTTTCCTATTTTTGTCTACTGTTTATTATCTCCATATGTTTATTAAAATTTGGCTCAACTTGACCTAGGTCATGGTCTGGAGTACCTTCTCCTACCTTTTTGTGGTTGCTCCATCCCCGTCTTTATTGATTGCCCTCTCTTCTCGTACTGCTACCATTCCTGTTGAAACCTCAAATTAGAAAATGCAAATGGACACTCTTGGTATAATTCCATGTCAAACTTGAAGGAAAATGGGCACTTAGATGGTTGATGTCTCTTCTCTTATTCATATAACTCCCTGATCAGATAACCATATCCATGTTGCATTCCGATATTCTATTTATTCTGACCTGCCATATGGTTGACCAATGATCATGACATGTATGGCACAGCCGGGGGAAACTTATATTCATCTATTTTTTAGAATTGTCATGTATAACTTCTTTTGCTTCAAGTTGCCTTCTATGATTTGGCTgtttcttcttaaaaaatattGGTAAAACTAATTATGCTCTTAATTGAATGGTAGGACGATCTCATGTTTTATTACGAATAAAATTGTATGTTACCAGGAGAAAAAGTGGCATCTACCTATTACTGGGAGGATGCTTTTATTGTCATCTTTCTTTATACTGCTCAATCAGTTTATGATTTGTTTTCTTGTGTTCTTCAAAATGATGAAAACTAAAAGATTTAATGTTTGGTCCATTTTCAGATTGCTTTGGAAGGGTAATTGGTTCATACAAGAGAAGAGCTGTAAGATACTTGCTTTAATAGTAAGGTACTTCAAATTTAATCCATCTAACAAAGTTAAGGGCAAAGTTTCTGAAATTAACTATGTGGTTCTTGTATAACATACTCTTTTTTGGTGACTGgttctttttgttctttggtGATTATAGTGCCAGGCCAAAAACCCAGGATGGCGTAATGAGTAATGGGGAAGCCTCAAACTCgaagaaaaaaatcactacTATTGATGATGTGCTGAAAGGATTGGTAGAATGGCTTTGTGCACAGGTATGCATACATCTGGGGATTGGTAAAGTGGGATTATCCCACAAAAAAAGCAGTATAAATATGTAtgcataattttgttttcatgtgATGTATTCTCCTCTTAACGATCCTGTACTTCATTCAATTATGGTTTTAATGTCGGTTTAAGTTGAGGATACAGTCATAACCTGGTCCTGATGCCTGATGTCATATGCAGTTGAAGAAGCCTTCCCATCCTACTCGCGCTGTCCCTACTGCCATCAATTGCCTTGCTACGTTACTAAAGGAACCCGTGGTCAGATCCTCCTTTGTTCTGGCAGACGGGGTGAAGTTGCTCGTTCCATTAATATCTCCAGCATTGACCCAGCAGTCGGTTCAGGTAACTTTGGTCATATTCTGGATGGCTTAGCAACTATCAATTGGTTTTCAACTAAACTGGTGCATCCTAGTCAAAATTGCCATGCAAGCTTGGAGTTTGGGGACTgtaaattgagtttttttttttttttttttttttttaatttatttaatttattttttttatgccatcaaccaaacaaaaactaaacTTTTACCAATCCTGTAATTGACTGCTTCTTATCTTTGTTACAGCTCCTGTATGAAACGTGTCTCTGTGTTTGGCTTTTGTCGTACTATGAACCTGCGGTTGAGTATTTGGCTACTTCAAGAACCCTCCCACAACTAATAGAGGTCGTTAAGAGCTCAACCAAGGAGAAGGTGAGTTGTCTGTCTGTTGAGTTCATTTCAATATATCTTTTCTGGTTGGTGTTTATAAGCAGGTGGCAGTTTACTTCACTTTTCGTATATTGGCCTTTACCAGAGCAATTTGTTGTTCTTGAATTGATTTGCACAAGCAACAACATGAACTTTTAGCTTCTAGTTACATTTATCTTCTaatcaaaaaaagaatattttatgtatattatattaatattttgggCACTACGATTCTTACTAGGTTGTCAGAGTTGTTGCCTTGACCCTTAGGAACTTGCTTTCCAAAGGGACATTTGGTGCGCAAATGGTGGACCTTGGACTGCCGCAAATTGTTCAAAGCTTGAAAGCACAAGCATGGAGTGACGAGGTGAGAGAATTAGAAATACACTTAGCTTACTGATTGTTCATGTATTTTTGGTAAATTCAGTAGGATGAGTAGAAAAATTTGTTATGATTGTTCATGCATTACAATTGCTATCAACTAGgtaatggattttttttatccaaattttattttggtgtGTGCTCTACTACTATCATACATTTTGGTATCTGATGAAAAACCAAAACATGACTCCATGAGTTCTTAGTCTTTGGCATTTTTCATTTGCATTTGGATTGTAACATGCATCTTAACATCTTTGCCTGAGTAATAAGTAATcttaggctctgtttgtttcgatataaaatgttttctgcGGAAAAcgttttcttgaaaaatgattttcctgACACAATGATGTTCTCTATGGTGttgttttcttctaatttatttGAAACATCTCACAGGACCTGTTGGAGGCTCTAAATCAACTGGAGGAAGGGCTGAAAGACAACATTAAGAAATTGAgttcttttgataagtacaaGCAAGAAGTCCTCCTTGGTCATCTTGACTGGTCTCCTATGCACAAGGATCCGTTGTTTTGGCGTGATAATATTACAaactttgaagaaaatgatttcCAGGTACTTTTTGTCCCCTTGcacaattcttttttctttaccGTAACTTTTGTGAAAGAAGCGTATTTTTGGACTTACCAATTGTGTTATTGATAGTTTTCTTTTCGGTATATTATGTCATGGGGCATCAAATACTAATAATGCAAATTGTCCAATCGTATTACCAAAAAAGTAACagatctctcttctcttttcttgaCATTGGGGGCTATTGGACCCCCTTCTTGAATCTCTGCTTTGTATCAATATTTGCCGGTAGACAGATTGAACATAAGCAAACACACACACTATCACATACAATGGGATTTggacacacacacatacacactaCCTGGTATGGATTCTTTGTGCtttcctttttacttttatttctaCAGGGGTGAAGAATGAAATGGTGAATCTGTAAATCTGATCATGGTTAATGTGCTAATGACTTACGACCCATATCGCTTTAATTTTGGCAACCAAATCTGCAGAGCATCCTCCCTCTTCAATGaatatgtaaaataataatagtgaaTGTCTTTAGGAAAAGCATGAGTTCGTATGAAAATTTCAGAATTAGGGTTCTGTTTTATGATTGTGCCCTCACTTCGACAATTTCCCATTGTTATAACCAAGTTATTGCATTCCATTtactttttgaagaaaaaaaaaaccccaagtTTTAATGGTACTAATATATGATCTTCTAAAAAACTAATATATGATCTTTTGTTACAGATTTTGAGGGTCCTCATTACAATTTTGGATACATCCAGTGATCCAAGGGCTCTGGCTGTTGCTTGCTTCGATCTCTCACAGTTCATCCAGTGCCATCCAGCTGGGCGAATCATTGTGACGGACCTCAAGGCCAAGGAAAGGGTGATGAAACTGATGAACCATGAGAATCCTGAGGTTACCAAAAATGCCCTACTCTGTATTCAAAGGCTTTTCCTAGGTGCCAAGTATGCAAGCTTTTTGCAGGCCTAGTTCAGTTTTGTTTGGGGAATAAAGGTCTATGTTTCTACGCTCATTTACCAAGTATTTGGCTCCCGCAGCGTATATGGTtcatctattattattattattttttttttggagtaatttATCATCTAGAGCTGTTCTCTCGTCAGAATTTTCGGTTGTGGAGGATTGTGAAGAATTATTTTGTCCTACTACGGTTGAATATTATGTGTAGTGgaaatcctaataaaaaaaaaaagtcttattATCTTGTTTCATTTTCGTTATGAATTAATGTATTTGCTCTCTTGTGCACAGTTTGTCAACTGGTAAAATTACTAATCTCATATTTTATATACCCCGTGGATCTTTTAAGATATTACAACTTCAAACCCCAcatatcatattattaattttcCCTAATAATGCCATTTTTTATTTCAGAAGTATGCCTATATATAGGCTTGCTTTTGAGCTGAGCTTTTAAAGCTTGGCTTAGCTAGGCTGGATGCTTAAGCTCAGGTTTTTtagtaaatgagccgagcctcTAGTCCAATTTAGCTCAAGTGATTTGCAAACGTTTCGACTCTGTTATAGTCATAGCtgttttatattttgtgttgtttgttaaaatttttgttttgaaaacccCGAAAAAAGAGTGAGAATGATTTAACGAAGCAAGCCAAGTTTTTCATTCCTTAAATAATGCACGGTGAAAATCTTAACCAAAGTTTGCTTCCATGCTCGCTTTTACCTGTCTTACTTTAAAGCAAAAGGAGGTCTtcaacatgatatatatatatataaaaaaaaagaaaaagaaaaagaaagtatggTTTATTAACAAatggacacaaattttctcATATAGTTCAATCGACTGTGAATCACGCTTACGCCTAATGAAGgtatgaagcagaggtcactaattcgaactCTCCATCCTCTTTTCttatgtgaacatgtaaaaaataaaataaaaatcggTGTTTAAATCTGTtatctataaatatataatttttgaattGATACCGAGtacataatattttaattatgttttaacgaaaattattaaaaaaattgtgtgtCCCCTGGAAGACAGTTTTGtgacctatttatttatttataaaatggATTTGGGTTTGGAGGAATTTTGTTCCAACCAATAGGAAGAGGGCTGGGAAGCAAGAACACGCCCACGCAAATTCGAAGGAGAATGGAGAAAAAGAGCGAGAACCAGCAGCAGAAGAAACTATGCAAGAGGTGCAATCAGACCTA from Corylus avellana chromosome ca1, CavTom2PMs-1.0 encodes the following:
- the LOC132167431 gene encoding V-type proton ATPase subunit H, which encodes MDQAELNTEQVLKRDIPWETYMTTKLITGTCLQLLRRYDNRAESYRAQLLDDDGPAYVRVFVSILRDIFKEETVEYVLALIDEMLTANPKRARLFHDKSLAGEDTYEPFLRLLWKGNWFIQEKSCKILALIVSARPKTQDGVMSNGEASNSKKKITTIDDVLKGLVEWLCAQLKKPSHPTRAVPTAINCLATLLKEPVVRSSFVLADGVKLLVPLISPALTQQSVQLLYETCLCVWLLSYYEPAVEYLATSRTLPQLIEVVKSSTKEKVVRVVALTLRNLLSKGTFGAQMVDLGLPQIVQSLKAQAWSDEDLLEALNQLEEGLKDNIKKLSSFDKYKQEVLLGHLDWSPMHKDPLFWRDNITNFEENDFQILRVLITILDTSSDPRALAVACFDLSQFIQCHPAGRIIVTDLKAKERVMKLMNHENPEVTKNALLCIQRLFLGAKYASFLQA